The Streptococcus sp. DTU_2020_1001019_1_SI_AUS_MUR_006 sequence AAGGGCAACACGGTCATTAACTCCGAGACTTTCATCAAAGTCTTTCAGAGTATAGGCTCCGACTTTTTCTCCAGCTTCACGGAAAATGCCGATGACATCAGTAATGTAGTATTCGCCTTGGGCATTGTTGGTGTTGATATTCTTCAAAGCTTCAAAGAGACGAGCATTATCAAAGACATAGGTTCCTGTATTGATTTCCTTGATTTGTTTTTCAAAATCAGTCGCATCCTTCTGCTCCACGATACGAAGCACTTCAGCATTCTCGTTACGAACAATACGCCCATAACCAAACGGATCTTCAGCTTCTGCAGTAAGGATTGTAGCTACATTCTTGTGATTTATGTGGAAATCAATCAAATTTTTAAGACTTTCCCCAGTGATTAATGGTGTATCACCAGCGATGACCAATGTTTGACCAGAAAGTCCTTCAAGAATTGGCTCAGCCATCATAACCGCATGACCAGTTCCTAATTGCTCAGACTGTCTTACAAAATCAGTTTGACCAGCTAAAACTTGCTCCACAAGTTCTGCCTTATGTCCAACAACCGTTACTGTTTTTTCAGGCTTGATGGCCCCTACACTACGAAAAACATGCTCAAGCATTGAAATTCCTGCAACCTTGTGCATGACTTTTGGTAGATCTGATTTCATACGAGTACCTTTACCCGCTGCTAAAATAACTGCATAATTTGCCATATTTTTCTCTTTTCTATAGAAATTCCCTTATATTATATCATAAATTTGCTTTTTCAAACACAAAAGAGGGCAAATGCTTTAAAACATCGCATTCTCTAGATGATTTCGAGTATTTTTTTTGATTTTTTTCACCATTTACGATACACTATAAAAGTATGAGAAAGAAAATAAATCCTGTTTTTATTTTTACTGTATTAGCTACTCTCGTGGGTATTTTAATCATCAATAGACCCAAGTTCGAAGACCATCCAGTCAAAACAAAGCAAAATCCAGTTCAAGTAGAAACTCAAGCTTTACATAATATCAACAAGCCGATTATTGATGTTTCTGGCTGGCAAAGACCATCAGAGATCAATTATGACACCTTAACTCAAAATATTTCAGGTGCAATCGTTCGGGTTCATAGTGGGGCTCAAGCTTCTGTTGAAAACGATGCTTCATTTAAAAATGGGGTTGATAAGGCTTATAAAGAACACATCACAGAATTTCAAAAACGGAATATTCCAGTCGCTGTTTATGCCTATGTAGCTGGTAAAAATGTCGAAGAAATGGAAAAAGCTGCTGAAGTATTCTATAATGCTGCTTCTCCCTATAATCCTAGCTACTATTGGTTGGATGTTGAAGACAAGACTATGTCTGACATGAACAAGGGGGTTGAGGCCTTTCGCGCTAAATTAGCTTCATTGGGAGCTAAAAATATTGGCATCTATGTTGGTGTCTACTTTATGGAGGAGCATAGTATCAGTACGGAGAATTTCTCAGCAATCTGGATACCGTCCTATGGAACCAACTCGGGTTACTACGAGAGTGCTCCCAATACAGATCTTAACTATGATCTTCACCAATACACCTCTCATGGAAGCCTTGGAGGCTTTGAAAATCATCTGGATTTGAACCTTATTTCTTCCACAAAAAACAAGGAAGAAACCTTTAGAAAATTGTTTTTAAATCCTTAATTACTATCGCCATAAGCAAGTCAGACATTGCTTTCTGCTTGCTTTTCTTTATTTTTCAATATTAAACCACTGTTTTATCTTTATAATATACACTGAATTTTGGAGGACTTCTATGTTATCATGGCTATCAAAAATTATTAAGGGAATTGTTATTGCTCTCGGTTTCATTCTACCAGGGATTTCTGGTGGCGTTCTTGCCGCTATCTTGGGAATTTATGAGAGAATGATTCGTTTCCTTGCCCATCCTTTTAAGAATTTAAAAGAAGATCTACTCTTTTTCCTACCTGTCGGTATTGGAATGCTCCTAGGTATCGGCCTTTTCTCATATCCTATTGAGTACCTTCTCGAAAATTATCAAGTATATGTGTTATGGAGTTTTGCTGGTGCCATCATCGGTACCATTCCAAGTCTTGTCAAAGAATCTACCCGTGATTCCGAGAGAGATAAGATTGATCTCATTTGGTTTTGGGCAACTTTTATCCTTTCAGGTATTGCCCTCTACGCCTTAAATTTTGTCGTCGGATCGTTGTCAGCTAGTTTCCTTAACTTTACTCTTGCTGGATGCTTACTGGCACTTGGAATTTTAGTACCAGGACTCAGCCCTTCTAATCTACTTTTAATCCTTGGTCTTTATAGTCCAATGCTAACAGGATTTAAGACTTTTGATTTATTCGGAACCTTTCTTCCAATAGGAATTGGAGCACTTGCTACTCTTGTCATTTTTTCAAAATTTATGGACTACGCTCTCCGTGTCTATCAATCTCGTGTTTACCACTTTATCATCGGAATTGTTCTTTCAAGTACAATCTTAATCCTCATTCCAAATGCTGGTAATGCTGAAAGCATCAGCTATAGTGGATTATCTCTTGTGTCTTATGTCATCATTGCCTTTTTCTTCGCTCTAGGTATTTGGTTAGGTATTTGGATGAGTCAATTGGAGGATAAATACAAATAATGGCTAAAAAAGTAAAAGTCAAAAAAACCTTGGTCCAACAAATTTTAACCAAGGCAGGAATAAACCATACAGGTATTCAAATTAATGCCCTGGAAGGTGAGATGCCTCAAGGTTATGAAAAGAGTCAGATTTTTAAGACTCTAGCACTTCTGGGAGATAAGACTGGACCCATTATCGGCATCCTTCCTATCACTGAACATCTTTCTGAAAAGAAACTAGCTAAGATTTCTGGTAATAAGAAAGTCAGCATGATTCCACAAAAAGACCTAGAAAAAACAACAGGCTATATCCATGGCGCCAATAATCCAGTTGGAATTCGTCAAAAACATAACTACCCTATCTTTATCGATCAAAGTGCACTTGAGCTTGAAGAAATGATCGTTTCGGCAGGTGAAGTTGGGCATAGTATTATTATCAACCCAAAAGACCTTGCAAGCTTTGTTAAAGCAGACTTTGCAGATATTTTAGAAGGACAATGATCAATGAAACTATACTTTGTTCGCCACGGTAAAACTCTTTGGAATCTTGAAGGACGTTTTCAAGGGGCAAGTGGTGACTCACCACTCCTTGAGAAATCCATTGAGACCTTAAAACAATTGGGCCAGTATCTACAGGAAATTCCATTTGATGTGATTTATTCTAGTGATCTTCCTCGTGCCGTAACTTCTGCTCAGATTATCCAAAGTCAACTGAAAATCAGCTGTCCATTAGAAGAGATACCCTCACTAAGAGAATGGCAACTTGGAAAACTTGAAGGTGCAAAATTTGCAACCTTGGAAGCCATCTATCCCGAGCAATTAAAAGCTTTTCGTACCAATCTAGCAAAATTCGATTCGACTATGTTTGGAGCAGAGTCTGTCTATCAAACAACTCAACGAACCATTCAATTTATCAAATCATTAGAGTTCAAACCTTTTGAACATGTTATGATTGTTGGTCACGGTGCCAATCTCACAGCCAGTATTCGAACTCTTCTAGGCTATGATACTCCACTACTTAGAAAAGATGGCGGTCTAGCAAATGCTAGTGTTACTGTTCTTGAAACATCTGACTTTGAAAACTTCAATCTTATAGTCTGGAATGACACTTCTTACCAAGATAATAACTGAACTTAGCAATCACTGTTAAGTTCTTTTTAGATTTTGTAGAATATCCGTGAATTTATTTGACTTTTATGATAAAATGGGAGTATCGCAAAAAGACTCATCGTATCAAGAATTGAGTAAAAACTAGGAGGAAAAAATGTCAACAGAACATATGGAAGAACTAAATGACCAGCAGATCGTTCGCCGTGAAAAAATGGCTGCGCTCCGCGAACAAGGAATCGATCCATTCGGTAAACGATTTGAACGCACTGCTAACTCACAAGAATTAAAAGATAAATATGCTGACCTCGATAAGGAACAACTACATGAATTGAACGAAACTGCTACTATTGCAGGTCGTCTTGTTACCAAACGTGGTAAGGGTAAGGTTGGATTTGCCCACCTTCAAGACCGCGAAGGTCAAATCCAAATCTATGTTCGTAAAGATGCTGTCGGTGAAGAAAACTACGAAATCTTTAAAAAGGCTGACTTAGGAGACTTCCTTGGTGTCGAAGGTGAAGTTATGCGTACAGATATGGGAGAACTCTCTATCAAGGCTACACATATTACTCACTTGTCCAAAGCCCTTCGTCCGCTTCCAGAGAAATTCCACGGTTTGACTGACGTTGAAACCATCTACCGCAAACGTTACCTTGATTTAATTTCAAACCGTGAAAGCTTTGAACGCTTTGTTACTCGTTCAAAAATCATCTCTGAAATCCGTCGTTACCTTGACCAAAAAGGCTTCCTTGAAGTGGAAACACCTGTTCTTCACAATGAGGCTGGTGGAGCATCTGCGCGTCCATTTATCACTCACCACAATGCTCAAAATATTGATATGGTGCTTCGTATCGCGACTGAGCTTCACTTAAAACGTCTTATCGTCGGTGGTATGGAACGTGTTTATGAGATTGGCCGCATCTTCCGTAACGAAGGAATGGATGCTACCCACAACCCTGAGTTCACTTCTATCGAAGTTTACCAAGCTTATGCAGACTTCCAAGACATTATGGACTTAACTGAAGGCATTATCCAACACGCTGCTAAATCAGTTAAAGGTGATGGTCCAGTCAACTATCAAGGAACCGAGATCAAGATCAATGAACCATTTAAACGTGTACACATGGTTGATGCAATCAAGGAAATTACAGGTGTTGATTTCTGGAAAGATATGACTTTAGAAGAAGCTAAGGCAATCGCTGCTGAGAAGAAAGTTCCAGTTGAAAAACACTACACTGAAGTTGGTCATATCATCAATGCTTTCTTTGAAGAATTTGTTGAAGAAACTTTGATTCAACCTACCTTTGTCTATGGTCATCCAGTAGCTGTATCTCCACTTGCTAAGAAAAATCCTGAAGATGAGCGCTTTACCGACCGTTTTGAACTCTTCATTATGACTAAAGAATACGGAAATGCCTTTACTGAGTTGAACGACCCAATCGACCAGCTTAGCCGTTTTGAAGCTCAAGCCAAAGCCAAAGAACTTGGTGACGATGAAGCGACAGGAATCGACTATGACTACATTGAAGCTCTTGAATACGGTATGCCACCAACAGGTGGTTTGGGAATCGGTATCGACCGTCTCTGCATGCTCCTCACTGATACAACTACTATCCGTGATGTGCTTCTTTTCCCAACTATGAAATAAAATACAAATCTCCTAGTCACATTCTAGGAGATTTTTTAGTATTAATATAAAAGACAAACTCGATTTTGAGCTTGTCTTTTTGTTGTTTAATTAGAATAATCCAAGAACAGTTCCATCACTTTCAACATCCATGTTGAGAGCTGCTGGTCGTTTTGGAAGTCCTGGCATGGTCATGACATCACCAGTAAGGGCAACGATAAAGCCTGCACCAAGTTTTGGTACCAATTCACGAATGGTAATTTCAAAGTTTTCAGGTGCTCCAAGTGCGTTTGGATTATCTGAGAAACTGTACTGAGTCTTAGCCATACAGATTGGTAGTTTATCCCAACCATTTTGAACGATTTGAGCGATTTGAGTTTGAGCTTTCTTCTCGAAGTTTACTTTGCTACCACGATAGATTTCAGTGACAATCTTTTCAATCTTCTCTTGGACAGAAAGATCGTTGTCATAGAGACGTGTGTAGTTTGCCGGATTTTCAGCGATAGTCTTGACAAGCGTTTCAGCAAGGGCTACTCCACCTTCTGCTCCATCAGCCCATACGCTAGCTAGTTCGACTGGAACATCGATTGAAGCACAAAGTTCTTTCAAGGCTGCGATTTCTGCTTCGGTATCAGAGACAAATTCATTGATAGCAACAACTGCTGGAATACCGAACTTACGGATATTCTCAACGTGACGTTTCAAGTTTGCAAATCCTGCACGAACAGCTTCTACATTCTCTTCTGTCAAAGCATCCTTGGCAACTCCACCATTCATCTTAAGAGCACGAAGGGTTGCAACGATAACTACTGCATCTGGCGCAGTTGGCAAGTTTGGAGTTTTGATATCCAGGAATTTCTCAGCACCAAGGTCTGCACCAAAACCTGCTTCTGTTACTGTGTAATCTGCCAAGTGAAGGGCAGTAGTTGTAGCCAAGACAGAGTTACATCCGTGTGCGATATTGGCAAATGGGCCACCATGTACAAAGGCAGGTGTTCCATAGATGGTTTGAACCAAGTTCGGTTTGATAGCGTCTTTTAAAATCAATGCCAAGGCACCTTCAACCTGTAGATCACCTACTGAAACAGGTGTACGATCATAACGGTAACCAATGACGATATTGGCCAAACGACGTTTTAAATCTTCAATATCAGTTGCCAAGCAAAGGATGGCCATGATTTCTGATGCGACAGTGATATCAAAACCATCTTCACGTGGAATACCATTAAGCGGACCACCGAGTCCAACAGTTACGTGACGAAGAGCGCGGTCGTTCAAGTCAACCACACGTTTCCAGAGAATACGACGCTGATCGATTCCAAGCTCATTTCCTTGGTGCAAGTGATTGTCAATCAAGGCAGAGAGAGCATTATTTGCAGTTGTAATAGCGTGCATATCTCCAGTAAAGTGAAGGTTGATGTCTTCCATTGGTAAAACTTGGGCATAACCACCACCAGCTGCACCACCTTTAATCCCCATGACTGGTCCAAGAGAAGGTTCGCGGATAGCAATCATGGTTTTCTTACCAATCTTATTCAAAGCATCAGCAAGTCCAATAGTGATAGTTGATTTTCCTTCACCAGCAGGTGTTGGATTGATAGCAGTAACTAAAATCAATTTACCGACAGGATTACTTTCAACCTCACGGATCTTATCAAAGCTCAGCTTAGCCTTATATTTTCCATACAACTCCAAATCATCGTATGAAATACCAAGTTTCTCAAAAACTTCAACGATTGGTTTTAATTCGATACTTTGTGCAATTTCAATATCTGTTTTCATAACAAACTCCTCTACCTCAAATGTGTTAATTCATTATATCATAAAATAAGATTTTTAACAGTCATAAAGCTTGGTAACGTTCGTAAATATCACAACACTTCAGACTTTCTTGGCTTCTTTTTAAATTTTTATATGCCTTTATAGGTTTTAACTATAGTTGAAAGCTTAGATTTCACATAATATTTTATCGCTTTCATTTTACTTACTGTTCATTTTTTTGTACAATAGTTCTATGAAAATTTTAGTTACATCTGGTGGTACAAGCGAAGCCATTGATCGAGTTCGCTCCATTACCAACCACTCTACTGGTAGACTTGGTAAAGTTATAACTGAGACTTTACTAAAAGCTGGTCACCAAGTTTGCCTGATTACTACGCAACAAGCTCTAAAACCAGCATCACACTCGAATTTATCCGTTATCGAAATCAAAAACACTTCCGATTTACTCCAAGAGATGAAACGGATTGTCCCTGATTATCAAGTCTTGATCCATTCAATAGCTGTTTCTGACTACAGCCCAGTTTACATGACAGGTCTTGATCAAGTTCAAGCAAGTCAAGATTTAAGTGAGTTTTTGCATAAGAAAAATATGGAATCAAAGATCTCCTCTAAGGATGAGGTGCAAGTCCTATTTCTTAAGAAAAATCCAAAGATCATCTCTCTTGTTAAAGAATGGAATCCAAGTATTCATCTCATTGGCTTTAAACTGCTTGTCGATGTTACTAAGGAGCATCTGATTCAAATCGCTAGAGAAAGTCTTGAAAAGAATCAAGCTGATTTGATTGTCGCTAATGACCTCACTCAGATTAATGCTGATCAACATCTGGCTTATCTAGTAGAGGAAAAAGATTATCAGATTGCTGCTAGCAAACAAGAAATTGCTGACTTATTAGTGAAAAAAATTCAGGGATTTGATCGTTAGAAAGGAAAATTATGGCTCGTATTACACTCGCTGTGACAGGCTCTATCGCCTCTTACAAGGCTGCTGATTTGGTAAGTGGCTTGAAGAAACAAGGACATTCTGTTACTGTACTTATGACCCAGGCTGCGACTGCCTTTATCCAACCTTTAACCCTTCAAGTCTTATCTCAAAATACCGTACATCTCGATCTTATGCAGGAACCTTATCCTGATAAAGTCAATCATATCGAGCTTGGCAAAAAAACAGACTTATTTATCCTTGCCCCTGCGACCGCTAATACGATTGCGAAAGTCGCGCACGGTTTTGCCAACAATATGGTTACTGCTACTGCTCTTGCCTTGCCACCCTATGTTCCAAAACTAGTAGCACCTGCTATGAATACCAAAATGTATGACCATCCAGCAACTCAAACAAACTTAAAAACTTTAGAAACTTATGGTTATACAATTATTGCTCCAAAAGAGTCCCTACTGGCCTGTGGCGATGTAGGACGCGGTGCTCTTGCTGATCTTGATACTATTTTACAACAGATAAAGGAAAAACTTCATGAACAAACGCTCTAATATTGCTCCAATTGCTATCTTTTTTGCCAGCATGATCGTCATTCATCTGCTGAGTTCTATTGTCTTTAATGTCTTGCCATTTCCAATTAAACCAACCATTGTCCATATTCCAGTCATCATTGCTAGTATCATCTACGGGCCACGAATTGGTGCCATCTTAGGTTTTTTGATGGGGATGATTAGCTTGACAGTCAATACAATCACGATTCTCCCAACTAGCTACCTCTTCTCTCCTTTTGTACCAAACGGTAACATCTACTCCCTAGTTATTGCGATTGTACCACGCATCCTTATTGGTTTAACTCCATACTTTGTCTATAAACTCCTCAGAAACAAGGCGGGGCTTATCTTTGCGGGAGCTCTCGGTTCACTTACTAATACTGTATTTGTACTAGGCGGAATCTTCTTCCTCTTTGGAAATGTTTTTGATGGAAATATCCAAAAACTATTAGCTACTGTTATCTCAACAAACTCTATCGCAGAACTGATTATCTCAGCAATACTCACCCTAGTTATTGTTCCGAGACTTGAAAAAATCAAAAAATAAGAGGTCGGGAAAATCCCGACCTCGATTTTTATTTGCGCTGAAGATCTGCTCCAGCATTTAGTGAATCTTAAAGAGTCAAAAAAGCCTTTGAAACAATATTTTTCTCTATCTAAAAGCATAATTGTGAAGATTAACGAATATGAGAAAAAGGTTCAAACTTGATAAAATCTTTACTTTCCCACAGCCTTTTATCTACTTATTATTGGGCAAGACGTGCTTCTTCTAAAATCTTTTCAATCTTTGTTGTTAGCAAATCAATAGCTACTGTATTGGTCACTCCTTCTGGAATAACGATATCTGCATAACGCTTTGTTGGCTCAATAAATTGATGATACATGGGTTTTACCACACCAAGATACTGGTCAATAACGCTATCCAGACTACGACCACGCTCTTCCATATCACGTTTAATACGGCGAATGATACGAACATCATCATCTGTATCTACAAAAATCTTGATATCCATCAAATCACGAAGTCGTTTGTCCTCCAAAACCAGGATTCCTTCAACGATAAAAACATCTTGAGGTTCTTGACGGTAAGTTTTAGAACTTCTGGTGTGGGCAGCATAATCATAGGTAGGAATGTCTACAGGACGACCTGCCAACAATTCTTTGATTTGCTCAATCATCAAATCAGTATCAAAAGCAAAAGGATGGTCATAGTTGGTCTTAATACGCTCTTCAAAGGTTAGATGAGATTGATCTTTATAGTAGGAATCATGCTCAATCATAGAGATTTTTTCATTTGGAAAATGCGACAAGATTGCTTTAGATACGCTTGTCTTTCCTCCTCCAGATCCACCTGTTACTCCGATAATGATTGGTCTATTTTGCATTGTAGCCTCCTTGTTTTTTCCCTTGTCTATTTTACCATATTTTTGATAAATTTTACAGATGGAGTTTTCTACAAAATAGAAGAAAAAATCCTCATAGCCAGAAGCTACAAGGATTTGTAGTTGATTAATCGAAGTTAACGTATTCTTTAGAAAGTTCAAGAACTTCTTCCATTGTTGAACATTCAGTAAGAGCACGGTTAGCGTATTCTTGCATTTTAGCAGTGTCGAGTTTCTTCATCAAGCTACGTGTACGAAGTACAGATGTTGCTGACATAGAGAACTCATCCAAGCCCATTCCGACAAGAAGTGGAACAGCTGTTTGGTCACCAGCCATTTCACCACACATACCAGCCCATTTACCTTCAGCGTGAGCTGCTTTGATAACGTTGTTGATCAAACGAAGGATTGATGGGTTGTATGGTTGATAAAGGTATGAAACTTGTTCGTTCATACGGTCTGCCGCCATTGTGTATTGGATCAAGTCGTTTGTACCAATTGAGAAGAAGTCAACTTCTTTTGCAAATTGGTCTGCAAGCATAGCTGCTGCAGGAATTTCGATCATGATACCAACTTGGATGTCATCCGCAACTGCAACACCTTCAGCAAGAAGGTTAGCTTTTTCTTCATCGAAGACTGCTTTAGCTGCACGGAATTCTTTCAAAAGCGCAACCATCGGGAACATGATACGCAATTGACCGTGTACAGAAGCACGAAGAAGAGCACGGATTTGAGTGCGGAACATTGCATCTCCTGTTTCAGAGATAGAGATACGAAGAGCACGGAATCCAAGGAATGGGTTCATTTCATGTGGCATATCGAAGTAAGGAAGTTCCTTGTCACCACCGATATCCATTGTACGGACAACAACTGGTTTACCGTTCATTCCTTCAAGAACAGCCTTGTATGCTTCGTACTGCTCGTCTTCAGTTGGGAAGTCTTGAGAATCCATGTACAAGAACTCTGTACGGTAAAGACCGACAGCTTCTGCACCGTTATCATTAACACCTTCAACGTCTTTCGGAGTACCAATGTTTGCAGCCAATTCGAAGTGTTTACCGTCAGCAGTAACTGTTTGAGCATCCTTCAAGAGTGCCCATTCAGCTTTTTGTTGAGCGTAAGCTTCACCAGCTGCTTTAAACTCAGCCGCTTGTTCTTCAGTAGGGTTGATAATCACTTCACCTGTAATACCATTAACGGCAAGTAGGTCACCATCTTTAACGATTTCAGTGATATTATTTGTACCCAAAACTGCAGCGATTTCAAGTGTACGAGCCATGATAGCTGAGTGACTTGTACGACCACCAATGTTTGTTACAAAAGCTTTTACAAAGTTTTTGTCCAATTGAGCTGTATCAGATGGAGTCAAGTCGTGAGCAATCACGATTACTTCTTCATTGATAGAAGCTGGGTTTGGCAATTTTTTACCAAGGAGGTTAGCTAATACACGTTTTGTTACGTCGCGGATATCCGCTGCACGTTCTTGCATATATGGGTTGTCTTCCATGCCTTCAAAGATTGTGATAAACATGTCTGTAACTTCTTTCAGACCTGCTTCTGCATTCACTTTCTTAGCACGGATAGTTTCTTTGATTTGACCGATCAATTCAGGGTCAGCAAGAACCATCAAGTGGGCGTCAAATACTTGTGCCGCTTCTTCACCAAGCGTACCTACAGCCTTCTCGCGGATAAGAGAAAGCTCGTTTTGAGAAGCTTCAAGAGCAACATCCAAACGAGCCTCTTCTGCATTTGTATCTTCGACTGTAACAGTCTCGAATGATAAATCCGGTTGAACGAGTAGATATGCTTTTGCAACTGCAACACCGTCAGATGCTGCGATTCCTTTAAGCATTTCTGTCATTTCCTTATGCCAATCCTTCTTTTTCCATTGTTTCTGAGATTGCAGCGATAGCGTCATCAGCGTCTGCACCTTCAGCAGTGATTGTAACGTCAGCACCTTGACCAACACCAAGGCTCATTACACCCATGATAGATTTAAGGTTAACTGATTTACCTTTGTACTCAAGAGTGATATCTGAAGCAAATTTGCTAGCTGTTTGTACCAACAATGTTGCTGGACGTGCGTGAATACCTGTTTCTGCCACTACGTGGAAATCTTTAGAAGCCATAGTTTGACTCTCCTTTAATAGTTTTCTTGTTGAGTTACATATCTGATAACCCTTACAATTTAGTATTATATCACCTTCATTGATATTTTTCAAGTATTTTATGGACTTTCTTCAATTTCCTTTCAGATAACTTGCTGAAAATCTTCTATTAAATTTAGCAAAACACAGTATGTAGTTTTTGTCGAGACACCTATAATGAAATCATTGCTTTTTCTGTAATTATTTTTTAATACTACACTATATATTGTGTTTGTTGGTAAAATCAGTAAAATAAGTACACAAGATTTAGTTTTAGAAAGTTGACAAAGTTTTTTTTTCTGATATACTAAGAAAGTAATAAATTTTTAAAGAGGAGTTACAGAAATGGTAACCGTATATTCTAAAAACAACTGTGTCCAATGTAAAATGACGAAACGTTTTTTAGACAGTAATAATGTTGAATATAAAGAAATCAATCTTGATGAACAACCTGAATACATTGATCAAGTAAAAGAGCTTGGCTTTAGTGCTGCTCCTATTATTCAGACACCGACAGAAGTTTTCTCTGGTTTCCAACCAGGTAAACTTAAACAACTTGCTTAAGAATCAGGACAAAAGCTTCTATGTCTACCTTAGAAGCCTTTCTTTTGTAATTAGATAAAGGATTTTTTATGGGATTAAAACAACTTGAAGATGTGACTTACTTCCGTCTTAATAATGAAATTAACCGTCCTGTTAATGGACAAATCATGCTTCACAAGGACAAGGAAGCTTTAGAAGCTTTCTTTAAAGAAAATGTTGTACCTAATACAATGGTTTTTCATTCAATTACGGATAAAATTAATTTCCTCATTGAACATAACTATATTGAAACAGCATTTATCAAGAAATACCGTCCAGAATTTTTGGAAGAACTATCTCAATTTATTAAAGATCAAAACTTCCAATTTAAGTCTTTCATGGCTGCCTATAAATTCTATAATCAATATGCTTTGAAGACTAATGATGGGGAATACTATCTTGAAAGCATGGAAGACCGTGTCTTCTTTAACGCTCTTTATTTCGCAGATGGTGATGAAGCGATTGCTATTGATATCGCTAATGAAATTATCCACCAACGTTATCAACCTGCTACTCCTTCTTTCTTGAATGCAGGTCGTGCGCGTCGTGGCGAATTGGTATCGTGCTTCTTGATCCAGGTAACAGATGATATGAACTCTATCGGACGTTCTATCAACTCAGCTCTTCAACTTTCACGTATCGGTGGCGGTGTCGGAATTTCCCTCAGTAACCTTCGTGAAGCTGGAGCTCCTATTAAAGGCTATGAGGGTGCTGCTTCTGGTGTCGTACCAGTTATGAAGCTTTTCGAAGATAGCTTCTCTTACTCTAACCAACTCGGTCAACGTCAAGGTGCTGGGGTTGTTTATCTCAATGTCTTCCACCCAGACATCATCGCCTTCCTTTCAACTAAGAAGGAAAATGCGGATGAAAAAGTGCGTGTCAAGACCCTTTCACTTGGTGTTGTTGTACCAGATAAATTCTACGAATTGGCTCGCAAAAATGAAGAAATGTACCTCTTCAGCCCTTACTCTGTAGAGCTTGAATACGGCGTGCCATTTAACTACATCGACATCACAGAAAAATACGATGAATTAGTAGCAAATCCAAACATCCGTAAGACAAAAATCAAGGCGCGTGATTTGGAAACTGAGATTTCTAAATTGCAACAAGAATCTGGTTAC is a genomic window containing:
- a CDS encoding formate--tetrahydrofolate ligase, with translation MKTDIEIAQSIELKPIVEVFEKLGISYDDLELYGKYKAKLSFDKIREVESNPVGKLILVTAINPTPAGEGKSTITIGLADALNKIGKKTMIAIREPSLGPVMGIKGGAAGGGYAQVLPMEDINLHFTGDMHAITTANNALSALIDNHLHQGNELGIDQRRILWKRVVDLNDRALRHVTVGLGGPLNGIPREDGFDITVASEIMAILCLATDIEDLKRRLANIVIGYRYDRTPVSVGDLQVEGALALILKDAIKPNLVQTIYGTPAFVHGGPFANIAHGCNSVLATTTALHLADYTVTEAGFGADLGAEKFLDIKTPNLPTAPDAVVIVATLRALKMNGGVAKDALTEENVEAVRAGFANLKRHVENIRKFGIPAVVAINEFVSDTEAEIAALKELCASIDVPVELASVWADGAEGGVALAETLVKTIAENPANYTRLYDNDLSVQEKIEKIVTEIYRGSKVNFEKKAQTQIAQIVQNGWDKLPICMAKTQYSFSDNPNALGAPENFEITIRELVPKLGAGFIVALTGDVMTMPGLPKRPAALNMDVESDGTVLGLF
- a CDS encoding phosphopantothenate--cysteine ligase, whose product is MKILVTSGGTSEAIDRVRSITNHSTGRLGKVITETLLKAGHQVCLITTQQALKPASHSNLSVIEIKNTSDLLQEMKRIVPDYQVLIHSIAVSDYSPVYMTGLDQVQASQDLSEFLHKKNMESKISSKDEVQVLFLKKNPKIISLVKEWNPSIHLIGFKLLVDVTKEHLIQIARESLEKNQADLIVANDLTQINADQHLAYLVEEKDYQIAASKQEIADLLVKKIQGFDR
- the coaC gene encoding phosphopantothenoylcysteine decarboxylase produces the protein MARITLAVTGSIASYKAADLVSGLKKQGHSVTVLMTQAATAFIQPLTLQVLSQNTVHLDLMQEPYPDKVNHIELGKKTDLFILAPATANTIAKVAHGFANNMVTATALALPPYVPKLVAPAMNTKMYDHPATQTNLKTLETYGYTIIAPKESLLACGDVGRGALADLDTILQQIKEKLHEQTL
- a CDS encoding ECF transporter S component — translated: MNKRSNIAPIAIFFASMIVIHLLSSIVFNVLPFPIKPTIVHIPVIIASIIYGPRIGAILGFLMGMISLTVNTITILPTSYLFSPFVPNGNIYSLVIAIVPRILIGLTPYFVYKLLRNKAGLIFAGALGSLTNTVFVLGGIFFLFGNVFDGNIQKLLATVISTNSIAELIISAILTLVIVPRLEKIKK
- the udk gene encoding uridine kinase, coding for MQNRPIIIGVTGGSGGGKTSVSKAILSHFPNEKISMIEHDSYYKDQSHLTFEERIKTNYDHPFAFDTDLMIEQIKELLAGRPVDIPTYDYAAHTRSSKTYRQEPQDVFIVEGILVLEDKRLRDLMDIKIFVDTDDDVRIIRRIKRDMEERGRSLDSVIDQYLGVVKPMYHQFIEPTKRYADIVIPEGVTNTVAIDLLTTKIEKILEEARLAQ
- the ptsP gene encoding phosphoenolpyruvate--protein phosphotransferase, with the protein product MTEMLKGIAASDGVAVAKAYLLVQPDLSFETVTVEDTNAEEARLDVALEASQNELSLIREKAVGTLGEEAAQVFDAHLMVLADPELIGQIKETIRAKKVNAEAGLKEVTDMFITIFEGMEDNPYMQERAADIRDVTKRVLANLLGKKLPNPASINEEVIVIAHDLTPSDTAQLDKNFVKAFVTNIGGRTSHSAIMARTLEIAAVLGTNNITEIVKDGDLLAVNGITGEVIINPTEEQAAEFKAAGEAYAQQKAEWALLKDAQTVTADGKHFELAANIGTPKDVEGVNDNGAEAVGLYRTEFLYMDSQDFPTEDEQYEAYKAVLEGMNGKPVVVRTMDIGGDKELPYFDMPHEMNPFLGFRALRISISETGDAMFRTQIRALLRASVHGQLRIMFPMVALLKEFRAAKAVFDEEKANLLAEGVAVADDIQVGIMIEIPAAAMLADQFAKEVDFFSIGTNDLIQYTMAADRMNEQVSYLYQPYNPSILRLINNVIKAAHAEGKWAGMCGEMAGDQTAVPLLVGMGLDEFSMSATSVLRTRSLMKKLDTAKMQEYANRALTECSTMEEVLELSKEYVNFD